The Microlunatus antarcticus genome window below encodes:
- a CDS encoding excinuclease ABC subunit UvrA, which yields MPPGFIEVRGAREHNLRDVDVSLPRDAVVAFTGISGSGKSSLAFGTIFAESQRRYLESVAPYARRLIQQAGVPRVASVSGLPPAVALQQQRNGSSSRSSVGTVTTLSNSLRMLFSRMGTYPDGAERLDSDAFSANTPAGACPHCHGVGVTFAVSESSVVPDPSLSIREGAVAAWPGAWLGKNFRDILRTLGYDVDRPWRDLERADRDWILFTDEHPVVTVNFEREAGRIQRPYQGRWTGVREYVLETFATTKSAPIRRRLRAYLDASPCPVCGGRRLRPEALAVTFAGHDIADLAALPLERLVALLREAASGHDRDSAAGTLLDDLLGRSELVVDLGLGYLALDRAVPTLSAGELQRLRLATQLRSGLFGVVYVLDEPSAGLHPADTEAVTRVLLGLRDAGNSVLLVEHDLDLVRSADWLVDVGPGAGNGGGRILHSGPVAGLQDVAASATRPYLAPDHRPALRAEPRTPTGWLRLHEVSAHNLHDLDVDLPLGTFTVVTGVSGAGKTTLLDVLADVTRHHLGLPDSADEANDEEEPDPSDPASAEDAGETEGVAVEAAAERRAGRVDGLEAVSRLVVVDQRPIGRTPRSNLATYTGLFDAVRSTFAKTPEARRRRWSASRFSFNVAAGRCPTCKGEGSLAVRMLFLPGSYSVCPTCHGSRYAAETLEVTHRGRTIADVLELDVDAAVTALNDIPAAVRGLTALRDVGLGYLRLGQPATELSGGEAQRIKLATELQRTRLAGTLYLLDEPTTGLHPADVERLLLLLQGLVDAGSTVVVVEHDAAVALAADWLVDLGPGGGDTGGAVVDAGRPVDVVQRGSGPTAAHLARRLA from the coding sequence CAGTCGCGCCGTACGCGCGTCGGCTGATCCAGCAGGCGGGTGTCCCCCGCGTCGCCTCGGTGAGCGGACTGCCGCCGGCCGTCGCCCTGCAGCAGCAGCGGAACGGGAGCTCGTCCCGCTCGTCCGTCGGCACCGTGACCACCCTGTCGAACTCGCTGCGCATGCTCTTCTCCCGGATGGGGACCTATCCCGACGGGGCCGAGCGGCTCGACTCGGACGCGTTCTCGGCCAACACCCCGGCTGGCGCGTGCCCGCACTGCCACGGCGTGGGCGTGACGTTCGCGGTCAGCGAGTCGTCCGTGGTGCCCGACCCCTCGCTCAGCATCCGCGAGGGTGCGGTGGCCGCCTGGCCGGGCGCGTGGCTGGGCAAGAACTTCCGCGACATCCTCCGGACCCTCGGCTACGACGTCGACCGGCCGTGGCGCGACCTCGAGCGGGCCGACCGCGACTGGATCCTCTTCACCGACGAGCACCCGGTGGTGACGGTCAACTTCGAGCGCGAGGCCGGCCGGATCCAGCGGCCGTACCAGGGTCGGTGGACCGGGGTGCGGGAGTACGTCCTCGAGACCTTCGCCACGACGAAGTCGGCCCCGATCCGCCGCCGGCTGCGCGCCTACCTCGACGCCTCGCCCTGCCCGGTCTGCGGCGGTCGTCGGCTGCGGCCGGAGGCGCTGGCCGTCACGTTCGCCGGGCACGACATCGCCGACCTCGCCGCGCTCCCCCTGGAACGTCTTGTGGCCCTGCTGCGCGAGGCGGCCTCCGGGCACGACCGCGACAGCGCGGCCGGCACGCTGCTGGACGACCTGCTGGGCCGCAGCGAGCTCGTCGTCGACCTGGGCCTCGGCTACCTGGCCCTGGACCGGGCCGTCCCCACCCTCTCGGCCGGTGAGCTGCAGCGGCTGCGGTTGGCGACCCAGCTGCGGTCGGGCCTCTTCGGGGTCGTCTACGTCCTGGACGAGCCGTCGGCCGGCCTCCACCCCGCCGACACCGAGGCGGTGACCCGGGTGCTGCTCGGGCTGCGCGACGCCGGCAACAGCGTGCTGCTCGTCGAGCACGACCTCGACCTGGTGCGTTCCGCGGACTGGCTGGTCGACGTCGGGCCCGGCGCCGGGAACGGCGGCGGACGGATCCTGCACAGCGGGCCCGTGGCCGGGCTGCAGGACGTGGCCGCCTCCGCAACACGGCCCTATCTCGCGCCGGACCACCGCCCCGCCCTCCGCGCCGAGCCGCGCACGCCGACCGGCTGGCTCCGGCTGCACGAGGTGTCGGCCCACAACCTGCACGACCTCGACGTCGACCTGCCGCTCGGCACCTTCACCGTGGTGACCGGCGTGTCCGGGGCGGGCAAGACGACGCTGCTCGACGTGCTGGCCGACGTCACCCGCCACCACCTCGGCCTCCCCGACTCCGCCGACGAGGCGAACGACGAGGAGGAGCCCGACCCGTCAGACCCCGCCTCGGCCGAGGACGCAGGAGAGACGGAAGGGGTCGCTGTCGAGGCCGCGGCGGAGCGACGGGCAGGCCGCGTGGACGGGCTCGAGGCGGTGAGCCGGCTCGTCGTGGTCGACCAGCGACCGATCGGCCGTACGCCGCGCTCCAACCTGGCCACGTACACCGGGTTGTTCGACGCGGTCCGCTCGACCTTCGCCAAGACACCCGAGGCGCGCCGGCGCCGCTGGAGTGCCAGCCGGTTCTCCTTCAACGTCGCCGCCGGACGCTGCCCGACCTGCAAGGGCGAGGGCAGCCTGGCCGTCCGGATGCTGTTCCTGCCCGGCTCGTACTCGGTCTGCCCCACCTGCCACGGGTCCCGCTACGCGGCCGAGACGCTCGAGGTGACGCACCGGGGCCGGACCATCGCCGACGTGCTGGAGCTCGACGTCGACGCCGCGGTGACCGCTCTGAACGACATCCCCGCCGCCGTACGCGGTCTGACCGCCCTGCGCGACGTCGGTCTGGGCTACCTCCGGCTGGGTCAGCCGGCGACGGAGCTGTCCGGCGGAGAGGCCCAGCGGATCAAGCTGGCCACCGAGCTGCAGCGCACCCGGCTGGCCGGCACGCTCTACCTGCTCGACGAGCCGACGACGGGGCTGCACCCGGCCGACGTGGAACGACTGCTGCTCCTGCTCCAGGGCCTGGTCGACGCCGGGAGCACGGTGGTCGTCGTCGAGCACGACGCCGCCGTCGCCCTCGCGGCGGACTGGCTCGTCGACCTCGGGCCCGGAGGCGGGGACACCGGTGGTGCGGTCGTCGACGCGGGTCGGCCGGTCGACGTCGTGCAGCGAGGGTCAGGCCCGACGGCGGCCCACCTGGCCCGCCGGCTGGCCTGA